The genomic DNA AAGTCCGACCGTCGCATACTGTGTAATTAATCCAATATCCATAAAAACGAATCCCCTTTTTGTTCAGTAAGTTTATTATAAGGCCGCTTATCTAAAAGCAAAAGACTGAACACTTGAATCTGACTGTTCTTTTTACCCGAACTTCCGGATGATTAGACAAAAAAAGACTCTCCATGATGGAGAGCCTGATTGTGATTAAAGATTTTTTTCGACTTTCTTTTCGGCATCCGGATTTGATTTCGTCTTCGGAGAAGAGAACCAACCCCAAAGTGCGAGACCAACCATGACGGTCCAGAAGAAGATTTGCCACGGTGTGCTGTGGGCGAATCCTTCAGGAAGTTTCAACGCTTCGAAAATCGTACCTTCGATTGAAACATGGTATTTCGGATGTTCCAGTGCGAGAACCGCAAGTTTGACCCCGACCCAGGCAACAATTGCGAATGCTGCTGTTTCAAGACCCGGACGCTCTGCCAGTAACTTAACGAAGACGCGGGCTGCGAAACGCATCAAGACGACACCCATCAGTCCACCTGTCAAAATGACGACGAAGTGACCGGTGTTCAAGCCACCAATTTCACCTGTTCCCCAGTTCGGAAGAGCAACGGCAAGTGCGACGGCTGCCAAAATCGAATCGACAGCAAATGCGAGGTCAGCGAATTCAATTTTTGCGACTGTTTTCCAAAACTCTGCTTTCGAAACCGGCTCATCTGATTTTGGTTCTGCGTCGAGCTCGTTTTCTGCTCCATGATTCTCACCGATCCGCCGGGCTTTAATGGTCTTATAAATATGCCGTAGTCCCATGATCAATAGGTAAGCGGCACCAAGTGCTTGGATCTGCCAGATATCGACGAGGAATGAGATTGCAAATAATGCTGCAAATCGAAGAACGAATGCTCCTGCTAATCCATAAAATAAAGCCTTTTTCTGCTGTTCGCCCGGTAAATGCTTTACCATGACCGCCAAGACGAGTGCGTTATCTGCCGAAAGTAGTCCTTCTAACGCGATTAAGACAAGGACGACCCAGGCATATTGAAGTACTAACTGCCAATCCATCTACTTCATTCCTTCCTAGTTTACGATTTTAAATTGAAAATCAAGTTTTCATTAGACACATCGTTTATGCGTTCATATGAACATATACTATAGGATACTATACCCGATTGCAAGCAACTTATGCCTGCGAATCAGCAAACTGTTTCTTCCGAGTCTTGTAAGTTTTATTTTTAGGAAGGTTCGTGATAAAATTCATAGCAACGATACGTCGCGACAACACATTCACGGAATCACCAGACTTGCTCGTCTCTAGCATTCCTGTCATGTTATTACTACTTGCACTACTACAAAAGGACAAAGGGGCCGATATAAATGTCTACTTACCCGGTTACACTGCCAACCAAAGAAGAGCGCCACAAGCTGTTTGGTTCTGTTCCTCCTATTAAAGGGACAAAGCCGACTGAAAAAGATAAAATGATCGACTTGCAGAACACACCGAAGAATTTCCTCTTTGCACTGGATGCTGTAGGAATTTCAAACGTGAAACATCCGGTCGTCATCCAAGACGGCGAAACGACACAAGCAACCGTTGCGACATTCGAACTGTCCACTTCGCTTGTTCAAGACCGTAAAGGGATCAACATGAGCCGTTTGACGGAACAACTCGATCAGTATCATAACGAGGGTTGGGTCGTCACGAATGAATCCCTCATCCAATTTGCACGCGAACTTGCTGAGCGGATGGAACAAACAGAAGGACAATTGACAATCCGTTACCCATGGTTCTTCACACGTAAAGCTCCTGCAACAGGACTCGGCGGATTGATGAATGCCGAAGTCTGGCAGACCGTCAGTGTCAACACGGAAACAAACGAAGCGACATTGTCTGTCGGTCTGACGATCAATGTGACGACACTTTGCCCATGTTCAAAGGAAATCAGTGAGTATAGTGCGCATAACCAACGCGGTTACGTGACGATGGAAGCTTCATTACGCGATGAAGCAGATGATTTCAACTGGAAACAAGAACTTCTCGATGCAGCGGAATCCAATGCATCGGCACCTCTGCACCCGGTCCTCAAACGTCCGGATGAAAAACGTGTCACAGAGATGGCCTATGAAAACCCGCGTTTCGTCGAAGATATGGTGCGCTTAATCGCTGCTGATCTTTACGAAATGGATCCAATCGCGTCGTTCTTCGTCGAATGTCGCAATGAAGAAACAATTCACCAGCATGATGCGATCGCACGCATCACGTTTGATAAAGATGCACAGTAATACGCAAGGAAACTCCAACCGACCCGAGGGTCGGTTGGAGTTTTTTTTCGTTGTCCTCCTTTTCGGTAACGTTTACACTTAGGACGAACGGAGGGATGTCATGTTTGAACTCATACCTTTTTTACTGGAACGACTCGGAATCATGATCATTTTAGCGTTCATCCTCGCCCAGTGGGGACCGACACGCCGCTTGCTGAAACAGCCTGAAGCCGGCTGGCAGTTCGGATTGTTGATTCTGTTTTTCGCCACATACGGGATTTTGAGTAACTACACCGGTGTCAAAGTCGATTTGGCCAAGTTTTTACCGCACACCTGGCTCGAACAGGTCGATGGCACATCGGCAATCGCGAACACACGGACGATGATTGTCGTCATCAGCGGATTACTTGCCGGTCCGATTGGTGGAACGATCACCGGTCTGCTCGTCGGTATCCATAGATATACACTCGGTGGTTTTACCGCCTTCGCTTGTGCTTTATCGACCGTTGTTGCAGGCGGCGTCAGCGGCTTGTTGCGTCCTTACTGGCGCGACCGTCTCGGAAGCCAAGCATTGTTGCCAATTTGTCTGACCGGTTTTTTAATGGTTTTCGAAATGTCCCTGATTCTTCTGTTGTCTGATCCGTTTCCTGCTGCCCTTGAACTGGTCCAGTTCATCTTCCTTCCGATGACCGTCGTCAACGTCCTTGGAGTGTGGTTGTTCTTATCGATCATCCGCCTCGCAGCGCGCGAGGAAGAACATGTCCGGGCTCGGGAAGCGGAACGTTCGTTGCATATCGCTGATTTAACATTACCGTACTTAACACGCGGTCTGAATATCCAAACTGCTGAAGCCGTTGCCGATATTTTGTTACAACAAACGCGAGCTGATGCCGTCTCCTTAACCGATCAGTCCGTCATTTTGGCGCATATTGGTGTCGGCAGTGACCATCACCGGTCCGGCGGGCACTGGACGACGCGTCCGACGGAACATGTCCTGACAGACGGACAACTTCGGCTTGTCACCGACCGTGATGAGATTGGTTGTCCGAAAGCAGACTGTCCGCTCCAAGCCGGAATCATTGCTCCGTTGACGATCGGCGAGACGACGATCGGGACGTTGAAGGTTTACTATCCCCACCCTGAATTACTCGACGCGGTCGAGGTGGAATTGATTGAAGGACTCGCGAAGCTCTTTTCGACCCAACTCGCCCTCGGCAAAGCGGAACGGCAAGCCGGTCTATTGAAGGATGCTGAAATCCGGGCACTCGAAGCGCAAATTCATCCGCACTTTTTGTTTAATGCCATCAATACGATTTATGCTTCGTGCCGGACCGATATCGAACAGGCCCGCACATTATTGCTGGAACTGTCGACATTTTTCCGCAGTAATCTGCAAGGTGCCCGTTCGACGAAAATCCCGTTGCAAAAGGAACTGGAACATATCGAATCTTATATCTCACTTGAAGCTGCCCGGTTCCCGAGCCGTCCATTCGTTGATATTGATTTAGAGGAAGGCACGGAACAACTACTCGTTCCTCCCTTTGTTCTCCAACCGTTAATCGAAAATGCCTTCCAGCATGCGTTCAGTCCCGGTCAGACCGGATACGTCGGCGTCACTGCATGGTTGACCGCGGATCAATTGGTGTTGGAAGTCGTCGATAATGGACGCGGGATTGAAGAGGAGCGGCTTGCACGCCTCGGCCGGGAAGTCATTGAATCCAGTGGTACGGGAACCGCCCTTTTCAATACAGCGGAACGAATCAAAAGCCTGTATGCCGAAAACGGTTCTTTCCGATTGACCAGTCAACCTGGAGAAGGTACAAGCATTACCATCCATCTGCCGATTGAAACAGGAAAGGAGGCGCCGCATGCGCACGATTTTAATTGAAGATGAACCGCTCGCCCGCGACGAACTGCGGTATCATGTCGTCCGGGCCGGACTCGAAGTCATCGCCGAGACCGGACACGTCGGTGAAGCCGAGCAACTCGTTCGGACATTACAGCCGGATCTCGTTTTTTTAGATGTCGAACTGACTGACGGAAGTGGTCTGGACGTCGCGAAACGATTACAATCGATGCCTCATCCACCTGCGATTTTATTCGTGACGGCTTATGATGCCCATGCACTCGAAGCTTTCGAACTGAACGCTTACGATTACATCTTGAAACCGTACGATCCGTCACGGATTATTCGGGCTATTGAAAAAATCATGCGGAAACCGGCGCTGAAAACACCGCGGATTGAACGATTGGCCGTCGAATCCGGAGAGCAGTTAAAATTGCTTTCCCCGCAGGATGTCGACTACATTGTCGCTGAAAACGGTAAAACGAAAATCGTAACCCGTTCCGAATCCTATCCGTCGAACGACACGTTACAGGAACTTGAACGAAAATTATCCGGTCACCGCTTTCTGCGGGTCCACCGTTCCTACCTCGTCAACCTCGCTGCCATCGAAGCGATCGAACCCTGGTTCAACGGTGCCTATACGATCAAAATCCAACAGATTGATGTGCCGGTCAGCCGGACGTATGTCAAAGTCTTAAAGGAAGCTCTCGGTATCTGAGGGTTTCTTTTTTCCGTTCATCCCCCTTTTTCGACATGTCATCGGTTAAAACAAACCATTCATCCGCCAAACAAAAGAAAGCGCTTCCAAATAAAGTACACTTTTCTCATACCAGTTTATGAGGAGGTTCACGCATGAGTGCTACACCAATTGTTATTGCCGTCATTTGTATTTTATTGATCGTTTATCGTCTCTATGGCACATTCATGGCTGTCAAAGTCTTAAAAATCAAAGAGGACCGGGAAACACCGGCCCATAAGTTTGCGGATGGAAAAGATTATGTCCCGACCAACAAATGGGTGTCATTCGGTCATCATTTCGCAGCGATCGCCGCTGCCGGTCCGCTTGTCGGTCCTGTACTTGCTGCCCAGTTCGGCTATTTACCGGGACTTTTATGGTTGCTGATTGGTGCCGTCATCGGTGGCGCCGTCCACGATATGGTCGTCTTGTTCGCTTCGATGCGTCAAGATGGACAGTCGTTATCGGAAGTCGCTAAAAAAGAGCTCGGACCTGTCGCCGGTTTTTGTGCCGGTCTCGCGATGCTCTTCATCATCACAATCACAATGGCCGGATTATCAATGGTCGTTCTGCATGCACTGGAGCACAATCCATGGGGAACATTCGCTGTCTTCTCGACGATTCCGATTGCCATGGGTGTCGGCATCTACTTACGAAAAGGCGGTAACCTCGCCTTGGCTTCAGTCGTCGGTTTCCTATTAATTCTTGCTGCGATTGGTTTCGGTCCCCAGTTGACTGACACGTTCATCGGAACATGGTTCGACCTGTCGTCACGTCAACTCGCGATTGCTTTACCGATCTACGCCTTCTTCGCTGCAGCACTTCCGGTCTGGCTGTTGCTTGCACCGCGTGATTACTTATCAAGCTTCATGAAAATCGGTGTATTCTTTGCCTTGATCGTCGGTGTCTTCATCATCAACCCTGACATCCGCTTCCCGGCCTTCACGAAATTCGTCAACGGCGGCGGTCCCATCATTGCCGGTCCGGTCTGGCCGTTCATCTCGATCACGATTGCCTGTGGTGCGATTTCCGGCTTCCATGCCTTCGTTGGCTCCGGAACGACACCAAAGATGATCAATCGTTGGAGCGATATCAAACCGGTCGCCTTCGGTGCGATGCTCGTTGAGTGTCTGGTCGCTGTCATGGCTTTGATTGCCGCGACTTCCCTTGAAGTCGGGGATTACTTCGCCATCAACTCGACACCGGAAGTCTTTGCGACACTCGGGATGAGTACGGTCTACCTCGATGAATTGTCGCGGGAAATCGGTCTCGATCTCGCAGGGCGGACCGGTGGAGCTGTTTCACTTGCCGTCGGTATGACGTTCATCTTCCGGGCCATCCCTTGGTTCCGTGAAATTGCCGGCTTCTTCTTCCAGTTCGTGATTCTTTTCGAAGCGGTCTTCATCCTGACGGCAATCGATGCCGGAACACGAGTGGCCCGCTACCTGATCCAAGATTTCTTCGGTGAATTCTACAAACCGTTGAAACGGGTCGACTGGATCCCGGGTGCGATTTTCGCCAGTGCGCTTGGAACGTTCTTTTGGGGTTACCTGCTCTTCTCCGGTGATATCGGTTCGATTTGGGCCTTGTTCGGTGTCTCGAATCAATTGATGGCTTCCATCGGCTTAATCATCGGAACGACAATTATCCTAAAGATTGCCGATAAAAAAGTTTATGCGTTGACGACGTTCATTCCACTTGTCTATCTGCTCGTAACGGTCACGTTCGCCGACATCTGGATGGTCGCTAACGTCTATGCCAACCCAGCCTCTGCCGGCTTCAGTATTCTGAATACGATCTTATCGGTCACGATGGGTGTTTTAGCCATCGTCATCACGATTTCAGCTGTGCGGAAATGGATCGAATTGCTCAATTCACCACGTTGGGAAAAAGTGAAAAAATCAGCTTGATGGATGGAAACCCATCAAATGGGTTGACTCAAAAGTCAGTTTCTATAAAAGCAGGGGTGGCAGATTACAATTCTGTCACCCCTGCTTTGTTCTAAAAGAACTATTTTTCATATCTTCATCTGCTTTTAGCGAAAAGGATTATAAAACCGGTTCCCATCATAAAAAGTGATGAAGCAAGACAACAGTACAAGTAACCCGACACAGGCAATCGCTGTAAAGTCGGCTTTGGTCATGGGACGTTGATTGTACCAGGTCCGCTTTTTGCCTGCTCCGAACCCTCGCAAATCCATCGCGTTACTGACAGTCTCAATCCGTTCAAGACTTGTAAAAACAAGTGGCAACAGAATGTTTAAACTGTTACGGATTCGTTTGAACAACGGCGCATTGGATAAAGCGACGCCTCTCGCTTCCTGTGCATCTTTAATCGTTCGAAAGTCTCGCTGAACATCCGGAATGTAGCGTAAGGCTAAGGACACGGCAAAGGCAATTTTATAAGGAATACCGATCCGGTTCAAAGACGCCGCAAATTCTGTCGGATGAGTGGTCACCAAAAACAAGACAGCAATCGGCACAATCGCACTGTATTTTAAAATTAAATTCAGCATGTAAAACAGTTGTTCCGATGTCACGGTGAAACGACCGATTCCTTCTGCCAATACATGACGCGTTCCATAGATGGCAACTCCCTGCTCAGGAGCAAACAGGTAGACGGCAATCGAATTTAACAAGATAAATGACAGTGTAAACAAAAGGACGAATCGAACTTCTTTAAAAGAAATCTTTGAAACAGAAAATAAGCCGACACTTGCCAACAATAAAACAATGAGGACGCGTGTATCGTATGTGACAATCGTCGCAATCGTCCATAATAAAAAACAAATCAACTTTGTTGCTCCCGTCAGACGATGGACAGGAGATTTTCGTTCGATGTACCCTAGCATATCTACTGCCATCCTGCTCGCTCCTTCCGTTCTG from Exiguobacterium sibiricum 7-3 includes the following:
- a CDS encoding TerC family protein, whose product is MDWQLVLQYAWVVLVLIALEGLLSADNALVLAVMVKHLPGEQQKKALFYGLAGAFVLRFAALFAISFLVDIWQIQALGAAYLLIMGLRHIYKTIKARRIGENHGAENELDAEPKSDEPVSKAEFWKTVAKIEFADLAFAVDSILAAVALAVALPNWGTGEIGGLNTGHFVVILTGGLMGVVLMRFAARVFVKLLAERPGLETAAFAIVAWVGVKLAVLALEHPKYHVSIEGTIFEALKLPEGFAHSTPWQIFFWTVMVGLALWGWFSSPKTKSNPDAEKKVEKNL
- the folE2 gene encoding GTP cyclohydrolase FolE2, with amino-acid sequence MSTYPVTLPTKEERHKLFGSVPPIKGTKPTEKDKMIDLQNTPKNFLFALDAVGISNVKHPVVIQDGETTQATVATFELSTSLVQDRKGINMSRLTEQLDQYHNEGWVVTNESLIQFARELAERMEQTEGQLTIRYPWFFTRKAPATGLGGLMNAEVWQTVSVNTETNEATLSVGLTINVTTLCPCSKEISEYSAHNQRGYVTMEASLRDEADDFNWKQELLDAAESNASAPLHPVLKRPDEKRVTEMAYENPRFVEDMVRLIAADLYEMDPIASFFVECRNEETIHQHDAIARITFDKDAQ
- a CDS encoding LytS/YhcK type 5TM receptor domain-containing protein, yielding MFELIPFLLERLGIMIILAFILAQWGPTRRLLKQPEAGWQFGLLILFFATYGILSNYTGVKVDLAKFLPHTWLEQVDGTSAIANTRTMIVVISGLLAGPIGGTITGLLVGIHRYTLGGFTAFACALSTVVAGGVSGLLRPYWRDRLGSQALLPICLTGFLMVFEMSLILLLSDPFPAALELVQFIFLPMTVVNVLGVWLFLSIIRLAAREEEHVRAREAERSLHIADLTLPYLTRGLNIQTAEAVADILLQQTRADAVSLTDQSVILAHIGVGSDHHRSGGHWTTRPTEHVLTDGQLRLVTDRDEIGCPKADCPLQAGIIAPLTIGETTIGTLKVYYPHPELLDAVEVELIEGLAKLFSTQLALGKAERQAGLLKDAEIRALEAQIHPHFLFNAINTIYASCRTDIEQARTLLLELSTFFRSNLQGARSTKIPLQKELEHIESYISLEAARFPSRPFVDIDLEEGTEQLLVPPFVLQPLIENAFQHAFSPGQTGYVGVTAWLTADQLVLEVVDNGRGIEEERLARLGREVIESSGTGTALFNTAERIKSLYAENGSFRLTSQPGEGTSITIHLPIETGKEAPHAHDFN
- a CDS encoding LytR/AlgR family response regulator transcription factor; this encodes MRTILIEDEPLARDELRYHVVRAGLEVIAETGHVGEAEQLVRTLQPDLVFLDVELTDGSGLDVAKRLQSMPHPPAILFVTAYDAHALEAFELNAYDYILKPYDPSRIIRAIEKIMRKPALKTPRIERLAVESGEQLKLLSPQDVDYIVAENGKTKIVTRSESYPSNDTLQELERKLSGHRFLRVHRSYLVNLAAIEAIEPWFNGAYTIKIQQIDVPVSRTYVKVLKEALGI
- a CDS encoding carbon starvation CstA family protein; translation: MSATPIVIAVICILLIVYRLYGTFMAVKVLKIKEDRETPAHKFADGKDYVPTNKWVSFGHHFAAIAAAGPLVGPVLAAQFGYLPGLLWLLIGAVIGGAVHDMVVLFASMRQDGQSLSEVAKKELGPVAGFCAGLAMLFIITITMAGLSMVVLHALEHNPWGTFAVFSTIPIAMGVGIYLRKGGNLALASVVGFLLILAAIGFGPQLTDTFIGTWFDLSSRQLAIALPIYAFFAAALPVWLLLAPRDYLSSFMKIGVFFALIVGVFIINPDIRFPAFTKFVNGGGPIIAGPVWPFISITIACGAISGFHAFVGSGTTPKMINRWSDIKPVAFGAMLVECLVAVMALIAATSLEVGDYFAINSTPEVFATLGMSTVYLDELSREIGLDLAGRTGGAVSLAVGMTFIFRAIPWFREIAGFFFQFVILFEAVFILTAIDAGTRVARYLIQDFFGEFYKPLKRVDWIPGAIFASALGTFFWGYLLFSGDIGSIWALFGVSNQLMASIGLIIGTTIILKIADKKVYALTTFIPLVYLLVTVTFADIWMVANVYANPASAGFSILNTILSVTMGVLAIVITISAVRKWIELLNSPRWEKVKKSA
- a CDS encoding energy-coupling factor transporter transmembrane component T family protein, producing MAVDMLGYIERKSPVHRLTGATKLICFLLWTIATIVTYDTRVLIVLLLASVGLFSVSKISFKEVRFVLLFTLSFILLNSIAVYLFAPEQGVAIYGTRHVLAEGIGRFTVTSEQLFYMLNLILKYSAIVPIAVLFLVTTHPTEFAASLNRIGIPYKIAFAVSLALRYIPDVQRDFRTIKDAQEARGVALSNAPLFKRIRNSLNILLPLVFTSLERIETVSNAMDLRGFGAGKKRTWYNQRPMTKADFTAIACVGLLVLLSCFITFYDGNRFYNPFR